tcatatttattattcctaaatttaattatatatgatatttgttcaattgattaAATATCACTTTTATATTACAGCAATCATGACTTCCGGTCCCGTTCTTGCTTTACTTAATGAAAAGTTGACTGgtgaaaattttttaaaatggaaGAGTAACATTAACATTGCCCTCGTCTGTGAAAACCTCAAGTTTGTCTTAACAGAGGAATGTCCTCCTGAGCCCTCTTTAAATGCTTCTCGTAGTGTACGAGAAATTTATGATCGATGGATAGCGGCAAACAATAAAGCAAAAGGCTACCTGTTAGCTGGAATGAATGACGTGCTAAGGATAAAGCATGAGCATGTAGATAATGCTTATCAGATAATGGATTCTCTACAAGAAATGTTTGGCCAGCGATCTAGTCAATCTAAGCATGAGGCCATTAAGAATGCTATGAATGCTAAAATGAAAAAAGGGCAATCAGTTGGTGCGCATGTTTTGAACATGGTAAATTACTTCACTGAAGCTGAAACTCATGGTGCGACCATAGATGATGATGGTACACAAGTGAGTATGATTTTAGAATCATTGCCTCCTACTTTCCTGTAATTCAAGAGCAACTATGTCATGAACAAGCTCAATTATAACATGACACAATTGCTCAACGAGTTACAAACCTTTGAGGCTATTTCCATTGGAAAAGTTCAAGAAGGTGAGACAAATGTTGTCGAGAATAAACCATCTTCCTCCAAATCTAGTTTGAAAAGGAAGAATAAATGGAAAGGAAAGGGAATTCAGAAAAAGCAAAAGAATTGGAAGAGTTCTAATGACAGAAAGAAAGCCAACACTGCAAAGCCCAAAGAAAAATGTTTTCACTGTGGGATTGATGGTCACTGGAAAAGAAACTGTCCCAAGTATCTCGCTGacctaaaagagaagaaaaaaggTAAATATGATTTACTTGTTCTAGAATCTTGTTTAGTAACTATTGATTCTTCTATATGGATAGTTGATTCGGGTGCTACTAATCACGTTTGTTCTTCTTTGCAGATACTTAGTTCTTATGAAGAGCTTGTCGATGGGTCATTCACGATGAGAGTAGGCAATGGAGCAGTGGTTTCGGCAAGAGCAGTGGGAGTTGTTAAACTCagatttaataataaatatttggttttaaacaaTGTTTATTTTATACCTAGTTTTCGGAGAAATTTGATTTCTGTATCAAAATTGCATGAACAATTTTATTCgctttcttttaataataatgagATTGTTATTTTAAGAAATGGACGTATGATTTGTACTGCATTAATGGAAAATGGGTTATATATTCTAAGACCAAATGAACAACCACTGCTTAATGTCGAAATATTTAAAGTAGAACATCCTAAAACTAAAAAGCAAAAGGTTTCTCATGAAGATAAAACATATTTATGGCACCTAAGATTAGGGCATATTTCCTTAGAAAGATTAAACATACTTGTAAAGGATGGTCCTTTAAGAGAGTTAAATGTTAACACTATTCCTGTTTGTGAATCTTGTCTAGAAGGAAAAATGACTAAGAGACCTTTCTCTGCAAAGGGCAATAAGGCCAAAGAACCACTAGAGCTTATATATAGTGATGTATGTGGTCCTATGACAACACAAGCTAGAGGTGGTTATGAGTACTTTGTCATTTTTATAGATGATTACTCAAGGTATGGATATATTTATCTAATGCACAGAAAATCAAAGACTTTTGGaaagttcaaagaatttcaTGTGGAAGCCGAAAGGCAACTAGGAAAATCTTTGAAATGTCTTCGATCCGATCGAGGCGGAGGGTATCTTGATACTGAGTTCAAAGGTTATTTTCTAGAGCATGGTATTTTATACCAACTCACAGCACCTGgtacacctcagcaaaatggtgttgctgaaaggagaaatcgcACTTTGCTTGATATGATGAGATCTATGATGAGCTACCCTTCACTGCCAATTTCGTTTTGGGGTTACGCAATAGAGACGACAACTTACATTTTGAATACAGTGCCATCTAAGTCAATCCACAAGACACCTCTAGAATTGTGGAATGGGAGAAAACCTAGTTTATCTCATTTTCGCATATGGGGGTGCCCAGCACATGTGCTGGAAGGAAAGACTGGGAAATTGCATCCATGTTCAAAAGTGTGTTTGTTCGTGGGATACGCCAAGGGAACGAGAGGAGGTTGGTTTTATGATCCTCAAGAAAAGAAGGTAATTGTATCGACAAATGCcatttttcttgaaaatgattatatgacCGATTTCAAACCTCGAAGTAAGATTGTACTCGAGGAGTTACAAAATGATGAGATCATTCCACGTACAACAAATGTTGTTAAGGAAACCACTAACGATACCACTAAATCAAGTCAAGATATAATCTCACCTCGACGCAGTGGGAGAGTAGTGAGACTACCCCTCCGCTATCGTCAAGACGAAGAGGCAAATGTTGCAGTCACTGATGGGGTGGAAGATGATCCATTGTCATTTCAACATGCAATGGAAGATCCTGACAAAGAaaagtggcttgaagctatgAATCAAGAAATGGAGTCGATGTACTCTAATTCTGTATGGGTTCTTGTAGATACACCTGAAGAGGTTAGACCTATTGGGTGTAAATGGATCTATAAGAGAAAAAGAGGTGCAGATGGGAAAGTGGAGACTTTTAAATCAAGATTGGTTGCAAAGGTTTATACCCAAAGAGAAGGAGTTGATTATGAAGAGACTTTCTCTCCTGTAGCCATGCTTAAATCTGTCCGCATCTTACTTTCAATTGTTGCTCATTTTGATTATGAGATacggcagatggatgtcaagacggCCTTTCTAAATGGTCATCTAGATGAGGAAATCTACATGAGGCAACCAGAAGGTTTTATAGCACAAGGTCAAGAGCAAAAAGTTTGCAAATTACTTAGATCCATTTATGGACTAAAGCAAGCCTCAAGATCTTCGGAACCATAGATTTGATGCAACAATTAAATCTTATGGTTTTGATCAAAGTGTTGATGAACCTTGTGTATACAAGCACATCAAAGATGATAATGTGGTATTCATAGTACTTTACGTAGATGATAttctgctcattgggaatgatgtagaaaAATTGTCTAAAGTAAAAGATTGGCTAGCCAAGCAATTCCAAATGAAAGATTTGGGAGAAGCAAATTATGTTCTTGGAATTCGAAATGTTCGAGATCGTAAGAACAAATTGTTGGCATTGTCTCCAGCTTCTTATATTGATAAGATGTTATTGCGTTATAGAATGCAAGATTCCAAGAAATGTTATCTACCAACCCGACATGGAATCATCCTCTCCAAGGAGCAGTGTCCTAAGACACCGCAAGAAGTTGAGGACATGAGACGCGTTCCCTATGCCTCTGTAGTAGGCAGCCTAATGTACGCAATGATGTGCACTAGACCAGACATATGTTATGCTGTGGGGATAGTCAGTCGATTTCAGTCAAATCCTAGTATGGATCATTGGATAGCGGTAAAGAACATTCTCAAGTTTCTTCGGAGaacgagaaattatatgctTGTCTATTCGGGTAGAGACCTTAAAATAGACGGTTACACTGATTCTGATTTTCAATCAGACAGAGATTCTCGAAAGTCGATATCTGGATCAGTGTTTACTCTTGGTGTCAGTGCCATAGTCTGGAGAAGTATAAAACAATCCAGCATAGCCGACTCGACCATGgaggccgaatacatagctGCTTCTGAAGCTGCTAAAGAGGCTGTATGGCTTAAGAAGTTCCTATATGATTTGGAAGTTGTTCCAAATATGGATAATCCACTCACTTTGTGGTGTGATAACAGTGGTGCGGTGGCTAATTCAAAGGAACCTCGCAGTCACAAGAGATCGAAGCATATAGAAAGAAAGTATCATTTGATCCGAGAGATAGTACAAAGAGGTGACATTTCCATTCTCAAGATTGCATCTGGTGACAACCTCGCCGATCCATTCACTAAGACACTGCCTGCAAAAGTGTTTGAGAAGCATATGATGAATATGGGACTTAAAGACATGTCTCATATGCtttagggcaagtgggagattgttggtaTAGTGCCCTAAAAGCATTGTTATTAGACtatgtttttatattattaataaaagtgACATTTATTATTGAACATATTTACATGAAATTTATTGTCTTAAATATCATAGAAAAATCCCTAGTTTATTGGATGTAACCATGATTttagtatatataaaattatatatacaagaggattaaaattatggataataaacttaaattaagtccgtgatgaaattaattaaattatgagaTCTTTAATTAAAGCATCATTAATGCGGCCCATAAACATTAAGAATGTGACCGTCTTATCCGGACTGTCGATGTAGAGATATCTAAATGGGGGCATTTATATATAATGAGATTATGTAGGACTTGGACCGATTTAATTAgacattttataataaatttcgttgttaatatgaaatttaaattaaatcataaagatgatcatatatgaataaatctgaatcctgatgtgattatagactcCTGTTCATTTCAATGTGATTCTTGATTTGCTTGTTTAAAGTTTGCAATTATGCATTCTCAATACTTGCATTTTAGATTTACATTTGAAATTAATGGCTTGGAATATGAATTCACAGACATGGAATCCATTCCTTCTTGCGAGAAGCAGAAAGATAATTCTCTCATTTGTTAATTCTAGAACTGAGTGTGAGGCCcaattaatttataattgaaTTATAAATTGAACCACTCACTAGTGAATTAATGGTAAATGAGGATAAGAAGTAATTGAAGAGGTAAAACGGAAAATTCCTAGCTTCAATTATGAATTGTCTATGGAGGATTTATTCATATGTAATGTTTATATCAATGGACTACTCGTTTTGTAGAGTAAATATTTCATAATGAAGAAGAGtgcaatttcatatttttagtgGAGTAATTATGGAATTAATAAATTgggtaaattatttaaagagtttaattatttatctaatTTATTGGAGCTTCTAATTATGAGTCCATGGTCCCCAGTACGTTTTTCAAATTAATGACGGATAAGAAATGCAATTTAGAAATCACTCGAGATAATGGAAATTTGTTTCCATATCATCAAAGGCTtagatataaatataatttaatatgagttattaattatattaaaattataattatgagacaattataaatttaattatcgtgataatattataaatagACATAcacatttttttcaaaaacgagagacaattgatttaaatatatatatatatatataaataaaagtcaAATTTGATATACTTATATATTATTGAATTAAACATGTGTAAattgttttattgtttaaaaatcAATTACGTAGAAAAATTGGTTTTCTATAATCATTACTTTGCTATTGTTGAATTGATTGTTAAAATCTCAATTATCTAAAGATAACATTACAGGCAATTCaataaggaaaaagaaaaatcgagaataaGCTATCTTGAGAAAATATATTTGAGCATAatatattttctgaaaaatttgaTTTCTAAGTTTGTATATTTCTGAGTGCCCACACACTACCGTATCGATAGAAAAGATTATACTGGAAGGCTGTGGTTTCTACAGATCTCGGATTcacaaaaagaaagaaaaactacAAAAATGTTAGTTTTtctagaaactaattttatttaaattcatcattaatttatattcatatgttcgattataatttatgaaattatgtaaTCGATTTCgctgtgtttctgatttgatcaaaataattattatagtcGGAATAGTTCCGAAGACTCTATAAATTTCCAACAAGACATTGAACAACTTGATTTGTTGTATCCATCTTGATTTAATAATGTCTGACTGATTATTTCTTTGATATAGCGGTCTAGTTAGAAACAAATTCAATATATTATCTTCTTATGTTGTCTGCAACTTGAACTTAGAACAACTGAGTTCATCAGCTAGAGTCATGTAATTACATGAAAAAGACAACTGGAACCTAATCAGCTCGATGTTGTTTTGTTATTGCCAAAACTTAAGATCTTTTAATCTTATCATATTGATTTTAGACGTGGTACTACTGCATAATTAACATTcattttgattttatatgtaaACAAAACGAGGGGATACGAAAGTCcatgaaaataagaatttttgGGTGATAAGTGTATATGACATTAAAttagatataaaaaaaatttaatctaaaaaataaaataaaattttaaattaaatacaaaaCCTTTCAAAATAAATGCAATACAATTCAAACCCATAGATTTGAAAAGAAAGCAGTTGTTTGATTTCAAGGATATATTTCATATCTATTACAATGAAGCATCTACGCAAATTTACAAAAGAAGTGAATTTTAAATTCACCCAATATAAATTTAtccaagaaattaaataaatatgtaattATGGATATGAATTTTATGGCTTCAAATCCCTCAATCTAATAgtactttttattgttatttcaaAAGTTGAATGATTCCACAACAAATGTGGCACTgtaaaaactttatttttaaatttttttgaacgAATTTCAAACCCCAACGATAATAATAACCGGTGGTTCATCAATCATAAGTGGAATTGTTAAAAGAAGATTACAATCTAGTATCAAGATTTTTTGAATTATCCAATCGGTGATTTTAAAGTCTGAACCAAAGTTATTTTTTGGGTATCGAAGTCCTGATGAAAATGTAAATTTAAATATCATAGACAAACATTATTTAATTAGGTGCAATCGTGTTAAAATGTTTAGTCTATGTTAtctcatgtatatatataaaatgggCTGGCCCGCCATCAAACAAGGTGAGACGGGCTGCAACgcaaaaaataaatgataaattataaattttatttttttaaaaaattgacgGGACAACCTGACCCGTCACAACCCGCGGCCCTTTTAGGCCTGCCCGCCTCCACACGAGCGGCCAAAAACATAACCCAATGCGATATTTTTTCATGGCAGGATAGATTAATTCTACGAGTCTAATTCATTTTAGCTGACTTCGATCTCGAAAGTGGTACTCCCGTTATCTTATAATTTAAGGCAATCAATTGATCAATAACCGGAAATATGGATCTCGTTGTAAAATAGACTCGTCCGTGCACATGGACAAACGGCCACCGAGTCCCCGAAACCAGTGCTGCGAACCCAACAGTTGTCACGTGCCATTCGAATTTTGAAACCTAATATCACGTGACCTACAAAAACCACAAACCCTGAATCCCCCAAACCAGAGCCCccttttttttgaaattgaaattttttgaaaCCCATTCCCCTGCATAAGATCCAATAATTACATACAATCTCTCAATCCGTAGCAATACTTTTCCATCTTTCTATCCAAATTCAAAGAAATTCATGTAAGTGTACCGTGTGCGCATAAATGGAGGCGATAGTGGCGGAATGTGTGCGGGACAACCTACGCCACTTCATGCACCGTAACGCCATTTTCATGTGCGAACGCCTTTGTGCTGAGTTTCCATCCGAGGTTAGCATTAAGGGGTATATAAATTCGACGGCATTTGATGTTAATTTTTAGATATCCGGATACATTAGGGAATTGTTGGTTCTACTGTACAGCTGCATTTGCTCTAGTTTTTGTGAGCTCCTCCTGTAGTTTGTAGCGTTAATTAGtgtcttttctttcttcttttggtgGAGTCGATGTTGTGGGCTGCCTCGTTTCAGGCTTGAGCTGAATAGCCTTGGGGAATTTACTGTTGTATATGAATGTGCTGAAGGTCATGTGTCGCTGAGAATAGCAGGATTAAGTGATGGGAAGTAACAAAAGATTTTTTATTTCCAGGATCGTTCTCAAAATGGGTTCAATTCTTTGGATTTTGGAACTCATAAAGTTGATTCTTGTAGGATCAACTTTACATAAGTTACGTACACATTAATGATGCTTATCGTGCCAGTCAAATATTTTATTGGGAAGAGGAAGTCATGTAACTGTTTCTGAATGAAAAAGAGAATCTTGTTTTTTGCCAACTGCTAACTGAATGATGCTAGAGTCAATTCATTGTTATTGTTTTGAAGCCATGctaattcattattttaattatttttaaggcTGCAATCCAGTCGATCCCTCTATAATTATGTGCCATACATTTTCAATAATGTTATATAGGATGATATTTTGTCGACTGTTTCAAACTGCTACTAAATTTTACTCAAGTTGCATTATTTCCTCGATGATTTACATTTCACTGTCAAATGCAGACAAATTTGCAGCTACTTGCCACTTGTTACTTGCAAAACAATCAGGCACACTGCGcatatcaaattttaaaaggtatatttggaatattttgaaatatttatattattataaccGAATTTGAGCAACTGATCTTATTAAACCGAAGCACATATGAGCCATTATCCTGTTATATTCTCGGGAAATTATCACAatctttgttttgttttgggagTTTTGTGagaacaatttttatttttttttgatcatttgtgagaagagtttttagCAAACAAAATGTGTGCATAATTTTGTCACAGAGAAATTAGTTTTTATGGATATGAAAACATGCCAGGAATGATTtggtaaaaataatattaaaattttaaaacaatatttgGATTATAATATAATGCAATACTAACTTTTAAGAAATGATGAAACATTTGATTAAAAGTTATTATTATATTGAGAGATGTGAAAAGTGAGAAAAGTTTGATTTTGGAGAATAACAGTAAATGATAGTGCGTGCGTGTTTTATTTGGGGGATGAAAAAATGATGTTTGGAAATGAAAACAAACCTTTTCTATACTGTCGCATCTGTGTTTACTGAAAATGCTATCTTGGTCTTCGAAGGGGCGCATATGGCTCAGTGCCGCTACTTGTTTGCACTATCGTGCTTTCAGATGGATCTTCTGAGCGAAGCTGAAGCAGCATTATCTCCTATTGAATCCTCTACGGAGGTAtgatacaaaatataaatcatgaggTCAAACAGATAGTGTCCATTAATGGTTGGAGTGATACCTTTGTCATATTCATAGTTTCTTCTATTGCCTAACTTTAGTAAGTATAAGAAAACATATTTATTGCGCCTTTTGGTCACTTGTATTGGATGGAGCAGTCGtagttatttttttcctattttcttaGGTTCCAAACGGAGCTGCTGGTCATTATCTTCTTGGACTTATATACAGGTTTTTGACATGTTATACTCCCTTCTTAATTCGTTATCTTTACATGGGGCTGCTATTGATATCCTATTCATTTCATTTAAATGAATAAACCATCTCATAAATTGCGttgcaattttcttataaaGCTCATCACAACATGAAAATTGACTTGGGATGGCATTAGAAAACTGTGTTTGTAAATTGTGCTTTTCCATGAGTTGAAAACATTTCATGTTTTGTATCCTTTGTTGTTCTTATGTTTTGCATTTGAGAAGCACTTATTTTCTAGCAAATTTAGTGCTCCATTTTCCTATTCTTTTCCTTATATTTGCGGGTTAATGTGTAACTAGTGTTAATTATCCAGAATTATCAGTACTATAATcttgaataaatttcaaataataattgattATCGTGTTATGATGCATGTTTGAATCTTATATACGTTGTTGGCCCTGTTTGAAGCACTTTTTTGTTGCCGTGGTGGTAGAAATCTGAACAAAATGTTGAACTGGATTGCTGACTTAATAGTAGCACTCTTCTTATTTTGGGAGAAACAGGTTGCAGATTTTACATGTAGTCATGTGTATCTTGGAAATTTACTGACTACTGATTTTTGTTGTTTCGTTTGATTGTAAATGATAGTTGATGTATGACCGTCTTTTCAAGCACAAGATTATTCTAAAATTGTTTAAATTTGCAAGAAGTAATTTCTGTTACCAGCCTACAATCTTTTCCTGCATTGGGTTGTTTTGGTTTGAAAAATTGTTGCATGCTTGCTGAAAGTTAATTCTTTTCCTGTTTGTTTATCCGGGAAATTGTATATAAAATCTAAATATCACATACCAGAACTACTACACCATTATCTATATCGTACTGTTACCATATTGAAGAATCAAGATAAGAATTAGATATGTTTGAAAGATTGTTTACCCTGTGATGAAAATTAATAGCTCCACTTTATTTTGTGTGGAGAAATATGGTAGTCAAAACGTTTTTCTTGATTGCCTGGAATTTATTTTCGATAAATATTGAAACTGTGACCAATAACTTTCTATGATATTGTATTTTAGCATAATACAATGTACTATAATTGTATATTTAAGTTCTATTTCAGATGAGGCAACATGGTGTCTTTTTGTAGCGGACGAGTGACTTATTTGGACAGTTTTTTAGCGTTGATAATACTTGAGTTTTCAATTAGGAAGAAGTTATAGGGAATCACGACTTTGGTGCTCTGGGAGATTGTTTATGGTATTTTACATCCTTCGCAAGAGTCCATTTTTTTGGTTTATCATTTTTGTGTCTTTTATTTTATTGGCATGAAACCTTCCTTGTAGTGTTGACACGCGGAGTTGTTTGTAGGCAAATTATCAAACCTTGTGAGTCTGGTTGAATTGCAGAAGTTATTGTCTTAGGCTGGTGGGTTATAGACCCTCCTAAACCTTGTCAAGGTATAGGTTATAATGAACTCGACGAAGTCACAATATTTGTTTAAATAACACCATTGTCACTTTCTTGCAACGTTTTAGTGTTGCTCAAGAAACATCCACTTAGATTGTCATTCGAGTTGGTCCCAACTTTAGGCACAAGATGTTTTGGCTTCTGTTCTGTCCACATGGTGATCAAACCAAATTAACATCTAATTTTATTCCAAGGATGAGACTGATTGTACGAACTCAAATAAAGGGTAAATGCAaggttttaaaatttgtttggtGCTAGTCGGACGCCAGACCAGTGCCTAATGCCGGAGCGTAGGAGCCGCTTGGCGGATTCTATGTTATCAACataataaatcacatactaTAACTACAACACAAtaacatcaaatttaaaatgcGTTCAGAATTACACGACTAATAGAGCACCACAAATTTACTCTACTTTTTCCTCTCTATGATTTTCCGCAATTTGTTCGCTATGCGGACACAAACTAAAGATCACTACAgcggtcttcttcttcttcggattcaaaatcatccTCGTGAAGTTTTGTCACTCTAGATTGCAgatgaagatgaagatgaaGTTTGGTGTGATTGGGAAAGCCAACAAATTGCATT
This sequence is a window from Primulina tabacum isolate GXHZ01 chromosome 17, ASM2559414v2, whole genome shotgun sequence. Protein-coding genes within it:
- the LOC142530598 gene encoding uncharacterized protein LOC142530598, producing MTSGPVLALLNEKLTGENFLKWKSNINIALVCENLKFVLTEECPPEPSLNASRSVREIYDRWIAANNKAKGYLLAGMNDVLRIKHEHVDNAYQIMDSLQEMFGQRSSQSKHEAIKNAMNAKMKKGQSVGAHVLNMVNYFTEAETHGATIDDDGTQVSMILESLPPTFL